The following proteins are co-located in the Spirosoma montaniterrae genome:
- a CDS encoding vanadium-dependent haloperoxidase, producing the protein MTLYITKNTPANSPTYASRCLGYIGLTMYESVVAESADYQSLAGQVNGLATLPQPEAGKPYHWPAALNAGQAYILKSLYNQTSDANKLKIDSLERAVQERLAVANDAQLSRSVAFGRAVAERIFAWSKTDGGHRGYLKNFDKAMKQPTHVGCWKPPLYAQSFSHYPLHPHWGKNRTFLASDAQISAPTFIPYDTLPTSAYYRQFKQVYDKERTLTQAEKECAIWWSDDPDETFTPPGHSYYLATLAIRKTRPSLVKCAETYARVGMAVADAFINCWKWKYEFFTERPNTFIPQYIDPQWDSFWPEPPFPAFPSGHAIQAAAAATVLTNLYGDRFALTDSAHAGRPRDRLRNTEFKVRRFSSFWQVAQETADSRFYGGIHTPQDNQAGLEKGKTIGEHINGLPWRVAPVP; encoded by the coding sequence ATGACCCTGTATATAACCAAAAATACGCCAGCTAACTCGCCAACCTATGCGTCGCGCTGCTTGGGCTATATCGGACTGACGATGTATGAGTCGGTAGTGGCGGAAAGTGCTGATTATCAGTCGCTGGCGGGGCAGGTGAACGGGTTGGCAACGTTGCCACAACCCGAAGCCGGGAAGCCGTATCACTGGCCTGCGGCACTGAACGCCGGGCAGGCATACATTCTCAAAAGCCTGTATAACCAAACGTCGGATGCCAACAAACTAAAAATAGATTCGCTCGAACGGGCCGTACAGGAACGGCTGGCAGTAGCCAACGACGCGCAACTCAGCCGGTCGGTGGCGTTTGGGCGGGCTGTGGCCGAGCGCATTTTTGCGTGGTCGAAAACCGATGGCGGACATCGGGGCTACCTGAAAAATTTCGACAAAGCCATGAAGCAGCCTACACATGTAGGCTGCTGGAAACCACCCCTTTACGCGCAGTCGTTCAGCCATTACCCGCTGCATCCGCACTGGGGAAAGAACCGGACGTTTCTGGCTTCCGACGCGCAGATTTCGGCCCCAACCTTTATTCCCTACGATACGTTGCCCACGTCGGCTTATTACCGACAGTTTAAGCAGGTCTACGATAAAGAACGCACGCTGACGCAGGCTGAAAAAGAATGTGCTATCTGGTGGAGCGACGACCCCGACGAAACGTTTACGCCCCCCGGTCATTCGTATTATTTAGCGACGCTTGCCATTCGCAAAACCCGGCCTTCGCTCGTGAAGTGCGCCGAAACCTACGCCCGTGTGGGTATGGCCGTGGCCGATGCATTTATCAACTGCTGGAAGTGGAAATACGAGTTTTTTACCGAACGCCCCAACACGTTTATCCCGCAATACATTGACCCTCAGTGGGATTCATTCTGGCCGGAACCTCCTTTTCCAGCTTTCCCGTCGGGCCACGCCATTCAGGCAGCCGCAGCCGCTACCGTACTGACCAACCTCTACGGCGACCGCTTCGCCCTGACCGACAGTGCCCACGCCGGACGCCCGCGCGACCGGCTCCGCAACACCGAGTTCAAGGTTCGGCGGTTTAGTTCGTTCTGGCAGGTGGCGCAGGAAACCGCTGATTCGCGCTTTTACGGCGGTATTCATACCCCGCAGGATAATCAGGCCGGGCTGGAAAAAGGAAAAACCATTGGCGAACATATCAACGGGTTGCCCTGGCGTGTTGCGCCAGTTCCATAA
- a CDS encoding VCBS repeat-containing protein: protein MNLCNRCVLIGLLIWGLFACQKTDERAETQPVSGPPLFTLLTPEQTGIAFQNRLDEGLNTNILLYEYFYNGGGVATGDFNGDGRIDAYFTANMADNRLYLNQGNRDGEPWQFRDVTDASGAGGRPGPWKTGVTVVDINADEKLDLYVCYSGAMPPEKRVNQLFVNQGNDANGVPRFAEQAAQYGLDSPGFSNQAYFLDYDRDGDLDMLLLNHNPKNLPILNEASTAELLRTDDPERGLRLYKQTAGRFTDVTQQAGINGSPLSYGLGLGMADINDDGWLDFYVSNDYTVPDYLYINNRNGTFANELPNSIGHTSQFSMGNDVADVNNDGRADIFTLDMLPEDNRRQKLLMAPDNFAKFDLNVRSGLYYQYMRNMLHLNTGVGVEGARGRVPVFSEVGQQAGVSNTDWSWAALLADFDNDGWKDLFVSNGYLHDYTNLDFIKYMDDFAKSRGRLQRQDVLEIINHMPASNVVNYVFRNEGGASFANQTQNWGMNRPSNSNGAAYADFDNDGDLDLMVNNINQPAFVYRNEANAQTKHPFLQVKLRGKGGNTQGIGARVTVYANGTQQTQTQTLARGYLSAVSPVLHFGLGKAKQLDSVRIIWPLGTQQTFRSVAANQVLEADETKANEQPKTVSTPKPLLMEVAAPLAYANPVQDINDFYRQSLLTNQLSHSGPCMAKGDLTGDGLEDLFVGASAQQPAMVYVQQKGGRFVPQKSPALDADRGYHDCAVALFDANGDGSLDVYVATGGYHDMAPNDPRLQDRLYLNDGRGNLSHSPNALPDLRVSNSCVAVQDVNGDGRPDLFVGGRLVPGRYPETPNSYLLINNSKGRGGPPQFTDQTATFAPGLRQVGMVTDAVWADLNGDRRNELVVVGEWMPLTVFALEGGKLNDKTSTYFEKPYRGWWNKIAATDLNNDRKADLLVGNWGDNSQMKAADKQPVEMHYADFDGNGSVESVLSAYIQGKSYPYVTRDELLNQINGYRTRYPNYESYADQTLDQIFDRNALAKAEHLTANHLQTSCFLSSASGRFTVAKLPEQAQYAPVHTITTMDFDRDGLTDVLLCGNTNFAKIRLGKMDANYGVLLKGNGRGGFQYVDQRRSGLALKGDVRAVVPVNNTLLFGINEKKLVAYQWK, encoded by the coding sequence ATGAATCTTTGTAATCGCTGTGTGTTGATTGGCTTGCTCATCTGGGGGCTTTTTGCCTGTCAGAAAACCGATGAACGAGCCGAAACGCAACCGGTCTCCGGTCCTCCGCTTTTCACGTTGCTAACTCCCGAACAAACGGGCATCGCCTTTCAGAATCGCTTGGACGAGGGGCTGAATACCAACATCTTACTGTATGAGTACTTCTATAACGGCGGGGGCGTAGCAACGGGCGATTTCAACGGCGACGGGCGCATCGATGCGTATTTTACGGCCAATATGGCTGACAACAGGCTGTATCTGAATCAGGGCAATCGCGACGGCGAACCGTGGCAGTTTCGCGACGTTACCGACGCATCGGGCGCGGGCGGGCGACCCGGTCCCTGGAAAACGGGCGTAACGGTTGTTGATATCAACGCCGATGAAAAACTGGACTTGTATGTGTGCTATTCGGGAGCCATGCCGCCCGAAAAGCGCGTCAATCAGCTTTTCGTAAATCAGGGCAACGATGCCAACGGCGTACCGCGCTTTGCCGAACAGGCTGCCCAGTATGGTCTCGACAGTCCTGGCTTCAGCAATCAGGCGTATTTCCTCGACTACGACCGCGACGGCGACCTGGACATGCTGCTGCTGAATCATAATCCCAAAAATCTGCCCATTCTGAACGAAGCGAGTACCGCCGAACTGCTTCGTACCGACGACCCCGAGCGTGGATTGCGGCTCTACAAACAAACGGCGGGCCGTTTTACCGACGTGACGCAGCAGGCTGGCATCAACGGCTCTCCCCTGAGCTACGGCCTGGGGCTGGGTATGGCCGACATAAACGACGATGGCTGGCTCGATTTCTACGTTTCGAACGACTATACAGTACCCGATTATCTCTACATCAACAACCGCAACGGCACGTTTGCCAACGAACTCCCGAACAGTATCGGCCACACAAGCCAGTTTTCAATGGGTAATGATGTGGCCGACGTGAATAACGACGGGCGGGCTGATATTTTCACGCTCGACATGCTGCCTGAAGATAACCGGCGGCAAAAACTGCTGATGGCTCCTGATAACTTTGCCAAGTTCGATCTCAACGTGCGGAGCGGGCTGTATTACCAATACATGCGGAACATGCTGCACCTGAATACGGGGGTAGGGGTTGAAGGGGCAAGGGGTAGGGTGCCGGTATTTTCGGAGGTGGGGCAACAGGCGGGCGTTTCCAATACCGACTGGAGTTGGGCCGCGCTGCTGGCCGATTTCGACAACGATGGCTGGAAAGACCTCTTCGTAAGCAACGGCTACCTGCACGATTATACGAATCTGGATTTTATCAAGTACATGGACGATTTCGCCAAAAGCCGGGGGCGGCTTCAACGGCAGGATGTACTCGAAATCATCAACCACATGCCCGCATCGAACGTAGTTAACTACGTATTTCGGAACGAGGGCGGGGCTTCGTTCGCCAATCAAACACAGAATTGGGGCATGAATCGTCCCTCCAACAGCAATGGTGCTGCCTACGCCGACTTTGATAATGATGGCGATCTGGATTTGATGGTCAATAACATCAATCAGCCTGCATTTGTGTACCGCAACGAGGCCAACGCGCAAACAAAGCATCCGTTTTTGCAGGTGAAACTGCGCGGGAAAGGCGGCAACACGCAGGGCATCGGAGCGCGGGTGACAGTGTATGCCAACGGTACGCAGCAAACCCAGACGCAGACGCTGGCGCGGGGGTATCTGTCGGCAGTTTCGCCTGTGCTGCATTTTGGACTGGGTAAGGCGAAACAGCTTGACTCGGTGCGGATTATATGGCCGTTGGGAACGCAGCAGACCTTTAGGAGTGTAGCGGCCAATCAGGTATTGGAAGCCGACGAAACGAAGGCAAACGAGCAACCTAAAACCGTTTCAACACCGAAACCGCTACTGATGGAAGTAGCTGCCCCATTGGCCTACGCAAACCCGGTACAGGACATCAATGATTTTTACCGGCAATCGCTGCTGACTAACCAACTCTCGCACAGCGGCCCGTGTATGGCGAAAGGTGATTTGACTGGCGACGGGCTGGAAGACTTGTTCGTGGGTGCTTCGGCTCAACAGCCAGCGATGGTCTATGTTCAACAAAAAGGCGGGCGGTTTGTACCGCAGAAATCACCTGCTTTAGACGCTGACCGGGGCTATCACGACTGCGCGGTGGCCCTGTTCGATGCCAACGGCGATGGTTCGCTCGATGTGTACGTGGCAACGGGCGGCTACCACGACATGGCCCCCAACGACCCCCGCCTACAGGACCGACTTTACCTGAACGATGGCCGGGGTAATCTTAGCCACAGCCCGAACGCCCTGCCCGATTTGCGCGTCAGTAATTCGTGCGTGGCTGTGCAGGACGTGAACGGCGACGGTCGGCCCGACTTATTTGTGGGCGGTCGGTTGGTGCCGGGCCGTTATCCCGAAACGCCCAACAGCTACCTGCTCATCAACAACAGCAAGGGGCGGGGCGGTCCTCCGCAGTTCACCGACCAAACGGCAACCTTTGCTCCCGGCCTACGTCAGGTTGGCATGGTGACAGACGCTGTTTGGGCCGACCTGAACGGCGACCGGCGCAACGAGTTGGTGGTAGTAGGCGAGTGGATGCCCCTGACGGTGTTCGCGCTGGAAGGCGGTAAACTAAACGATAAGACAAGCACGTATTTCGAGAAGCCCTATCGGGGCTGGTGGAATAAAATTGCCGCCACCGACCTCAACAACGACCGAAAAGCCGACCTGCTGGTGGGCAACTGGGGCGACAACTCGCAGATGAAAGCCGCTGATAAACAGCCCGTTGAGATGCACTACGCTGACTTTGACGGAAACGGTTCGGTTGAATCGGTTCTGAGTGCGTACATACAGGGCAAAAGCTATCCCTACGTCACCCGCGACGAACTCCTGAATCAGATAAACGGCTACCGCACCCGTTACCCAAACTACGAAAGCTACGCCGACCAAACGCTCGACCAGATTTTCGACCGTAACGCGCTCGCCAAAGCGGAGCATCTGACGGCCAATCACCTGCAAACGAGTTGTTTTCTGAGCAGCGCGTCGGGCCGCTTTACGGTGGCGAAACTGCCCGAACAGGCGCAGTACGCGCCCGTACATACGATTACGACGATGGACTTCGACCGCGACGGCCTTACCGACGTGCTATTGTGTGGCAATACTAATTTCGCTAAAATCAGGCTCGGTAAAATGGACGCCAACTATGGTGTACTGCTGAAAGGCAACGGACGGGGCGGTTTCCAGTATGTCGATCAACGCCGGTCGGGTCTGGCTTTGAAAGGCGACGTGCGGGCCGTGGTGCCGGTTAACAACACGCTTTTATTTGGGATTAATGAGAAGAAACTGGTGGCGTATCAATGGAAATGA